In Paenibacillus stellifer, the DNA window CCTGCCCTGGCCAAAGGAATGGCGATTCTGGAAATGCTGGCGTCCTCCAAGGAAGCCCTGGGCGTCACCGATATTTATGAACGAAACGGAATGCCAAAATCATCGATCTTTACGATTCTTGGCGAGTTCGAGAACCTGGGATATGTGATGAAGACGCATGAGGGTAAATATCAGCTGACGCTGAAGCTGTACAACGTCGGAATGGAGAGATTAGCCAAGCTCGATATCCGCCAGGCAGCCAGACCGGAGATGGAATGGGTCGCCGCGAATATGAGATTTACCGTGCATCTGGCCATTCTTGAGAATGACAAAGCACTCTATATTGATAAAGTGAACGGCCCGGGATTCGTTCAGTTCTCGACACAGGTCGGGCAGAGCCAGTATCTGCACAACTCTGCTGTCGGAAAAGCATTGGCAGCCTATTTAACGGACGAGCAGCTGGAACAGGCGATCCAGAAGCACGGAATGCCCAAGACTACGGAGCATACGCTCCAGACAGCGGAAGCTTTCAAGTCCTTTCTGGCCAGTGTCCGGGAGAAAGGCTACGCTATTGAAGACGAGGAAGGCGAAGCGGGAATCCGCTGTATTGCCGTCCCTGTCTTCGACAATACGGGGATGACCGCCGGCTCCCTCGGAATTACCGCCCTCAGAAGCGAACTGCCAAGCATCTCTTTCGATGATTTCGGCCATCAGCTGCAGGATAAGGCGATGGCGATATCCCGGAAGCTGGGGTTCGGAGCCTGACGCCGATTCAGGGCAGAAACAGAACAGCCCGGCAGGGGGCGGCGCAGACACCGGGAATATGCAGCGGCAGCGCCGCAAGGTTCCACGGCCCTTGCCCCGCTTCCCGCAGCGACACCAA includes these proteins:
- a CDS encoding IclR family transcriptional regulator → MKKQYSVPALAKGMAILEMLASSKEALGVTDIYERNGMPKSSIFTILGEFENLGYVMKTHEGKYQLTLKLYNVGMERLAKLDIRQAARPEMEWVAANMRFTVHLAILENDKALYIDKVNGPGFVQFSTQVGQSQYLHNSAVGKALAAYLTDEQLEQAIQKHGMPKTTEHTLQTAEAFKSFLASVREKGYAIEDEEGEAGIRCIAVPVFDNTGMTAGSLGITALRSELPSISFDDFGHQLQDKAMAISRKLGFGA